One Jeotgalicoccus saudimassiliensis DNA window includes the following coding sequences:
- a CDS encoding DUF5058 family protein, which yields MTGMDFANSPIIWTFAAAIIVLVIFQAFKFLSLSKKAARDAGISEDNIKRAIKTGSITAIGPSIGIIIVAVSLISLIGNPLTLMRIGVIGSAPIESMGAQLSAQSAGATLAGDGFTPEVFNLIVWTLCIGGAGWMVFTFFATPYLSKIQAKLTEKPKGEYLMGIVASGAMIAVFGSLTGAEMIKGAPYIFTAIVAVISSLTFNYIANKKGINWLKEWSLGFSILISLVAVYFFI from the coding sequence ATGACAGGTATGGATTTTGCCAACTCGCCTATTATTTGGACATTTGCAGCCGCAATAATAGTGCTGGTTATTTTTCAGGCATTTAAATTTTTATCATTATCAAAAAAAGCAGCCAGAGACGCTGGCATCAGCGAAGACAACATTAAACGTGCAATTAAAACCGGAAGCATCACCGCAATTGGACCGTCGATCGGAATTATCATCGTTGCGGTTTCACTGATTTCATTAATTGGTAACCCGTTGACACTGATGAGAATCGGCGTTATCGGATCGGCACCGATTGAAAGTATGGGCGCCCAGCTCTCTGCTCAATCTGCAGGTGCGACATTGGCCGGTGACGGATTTACACCTGAAGTATTCAATCTGATTGTATGGACATTATGTATCGGCGGCGCCGGATGGATGGTATTTACATTCTTCGCTACGCCTTACTTAAGTAAAATTCAAGCTAAGTTAACTGAAAAACCAAAAGGTGAATATTTAATGGGAATCGTTGCCAGCGGAGCAATGATTGCAGTATTTGGTTCACTGACAGGTGCTGAAATGATAAAAGGCGCACCTTATATTTTCACGGCAATTGTGGCAGTAATTTCGTCGCTGACATTTAACTATATCGCAAATAAAAAAGGAATTAACTGGCTTAAAGAGTGGTCACTGGGATTTTCAATACTGATCAGTCTTGTTGCAGTTTATTTCTTTATATAA
- a CDS encoding exonuclease SbcCD subunit D translates to MRILHTGDWHIGRKMNGLDLIDDQAYILEKLMTEIETNDIDIVVVAGDIFDRANPSQRALKLANEMLYRINITLQKPLLVISGNHDSRERLNYGSEWFKATDFHINTELDEAHIPVTIGDTDFYLLPHHEVLEARNYFQDDEIHSHQDAYGKIIEKIEENLDQDKTNILIGHLYLSDSIESDSERPLSMGLSEAVSEDTFNSFDYSLFGHLHHPFAVNSEKAFYSGSLLKYSFSEHKQPKGYRIIDTDEKKVSFIPLEPKHDVVVFTGDYEAVINETVTFKDKDAYFKFELANMSYVTEPMSKIKMIYPNTLELKPLIEDKSSDLQTVDMTTTSDAEIYEAFIETTLDRNVTDFDKTMFKSYFAGEHNETD, encoded by the coding sequence CAAAATGAACGGTCTCGATTTAATCGATGATCAGGCATACATACTTGAGAAATTAATGACTGAAATAGAAACCAATGACATTGATATCGTTGTCGTTGCCGGAGATATTTTCGACCGCGCAAATCCGTCGCAGCGCGCATTAAAGCTTGCGAATGAGATGCTTTACAGAATCAATATTACGCTCCAAAAACCGCTCCTTGTCATCAGCGGTAACCACGACAGCCGTGAAAGATTGAACTACGGCAGCGAGTGGTTTAAAGCTACGGATTTTCATATTAATACGGAGCTTGATGAGGCACACATTCCGGTCACAATTGGTGATACGGATTTTTATCTGCTGCCGCATCACGAAGTACTTGAGGCGCGTAATTATTTCCAGGATGATGAAATTCATTCCCATCAGGATGCTTACGGTAAAATTATTGAGAAGATTGAAGAGAACCTCGACCAGGACAAGACGAACATTCTGATCGGTCATTTATACTTATCGGACAGTATCGAAAGTGACTCTGAACGTCCGCTGTCGATGGGACTGAGTGAAGCGGTATCTGAAGACACGTTCAACAGCTTTGATTACTCGCTGTTTGGGCATCTGCATCATCCGTTTGCGGTAAACAGCGAAAAAGCATTCTACAGCGGTTCGCTGTTGAAGTATTCATTTTCTGAGCATAAGCAGCCGAAAGGGTACAGAATTATCGATACCGATGAGAAGAAAGTGTCGTTTATCCCGCTTGAACCGAAACACGATGTCGTTGTATTTACCGGTGATTATGAAGCAGTAATCAATGAAACAGTGACGTTTAAAGATAAAGATGCGTACTTTAAGTTTGAACTGGCGAATATGAGTTATGTGACAGAACCGATGAGTAAAATTAAAATGATCTATCCGAATACGCTTGAGCTGAAACCTTTAATTGAAGATAAATCGTCAGATCTTCAGACTGTTGATATGACGACGACCAGCGATGCTGAAATTTATGAGGCGTTTATCGAAACGACGCTCGACAGAAATGTAACGGATTTTGATAAGACGATGTTTAAGTCATATTTTGCAGGTGAACATAATGAAACTGATTAA
- the radC gene encoding RadC family protein: MTGELLIREMHNSDKPRERLINYGPDKLTNQELLAILINTGNRNESSISLANKILKDLQSVRELRDITFEELTAISGIGKAKAITILAFIELAVRMHTHSREEDKYIRSPKDVTDILMEKVRYYNQEHFIVLYLTTKNMVIEEKTLFIGSLNSSIVHPREIFREAVKRSAAAFVCVHNHPSGDPTPSQEDIEVTKRLKECGELIGVDFLDHIIIGDGKYVSLKEMNYI; the protein is encoded by the coding sequence ATGACTGGAGAACTGCTAATTAGAGAAATGCATAATTCTGATAAACCCCGGGAGCGATTAATTAATTACGGTCCCGATAAATTAACGAACCAGGAATTGCTGGCGATACTGATTAATACCGGAAACCGCAATGAATCGAGTATCAGTCTCGCGAATAAAATACTGAAGGATTTACAATCGGTCCGTGAACTCAGGGATATAACGTTTGAAGAACTGACCGCGATTAGCGGTATCGGCAAGGCTAAGGCGATTACTATACTTGCATTCATAGAACTTGCAGTCAGAATGCATACTCATTCAAGAGAAGAGGATAAGTATATCCGGTCTCCAAAAGACGTCACGGACATTTTAATGGAAAAGGTCAGATATTATAATCAGGAGCATTTTATCGTTCTTTATTTAACGACTAAAAATATGGTGATAGAAGAAAAAACGCTGTTCATCGGTTCGCTGAATTCCAGCATCGTACATCCGCGTGAAATATTCCGGGAAGCTGTTAAAAGGAGTGCCGCTGCATTTGTATGCGTGCACAATCATCCAAGCGGAGATCCGACCCCGTCTCAGGAAGATATTGAAGTAACAAAACGGTTAAAAGAATGCGGTGAGCTGATAGGTGTGGACTTTCTGGATCATATAATTATCGGTGACGGCAAATACGTATCGCTGAAAGAAATGAACTATATTTAA
- a CDS encoding SCO family protein translates to MKKWLIAVLAALMFLTACSAGAVEPMSRYGDEIQDFEVTNQNDETFTREDMEGKVWLLSFIFTNCATVCPPMSQNMTSVAQELEEKGIEDYGIMSFSVDPEVDTPAVLTEYAGWYDIPENTDWQFLTGYDYSFIRGFAEDNFKTIVAPPPKGSNQVTHGTAFYLIDEKGIIIKDYAGVDSGDNKFPQAEVVSDVEKLVEQKNEEE, encoded by the coding sequence TTGAAAAAGTGGTTAATCGCGGTTTTGGCGGCACTCATGTTTCTTACAGCGTGCAGTGCAGGCGCAGTGGAGCCGATGAGCCGGTACGGTGATGAAATACAGGACTTCGAAGTGACGAATCAGAATGACGAAACGTTCACGAGAGAAGATATGGAAGGTAAAGTATGGCTGTTGAGCTTTATCTTTACGAACTGTGCAACTGTATGCCCGCCGATGTCTCAAAATATGACTTCCGTCGCGCAGGAACTTGAAGAAAAAGGAATTGAGGACTACGGTATTATGAGTTTCTCGGTAGACCCTGAAGTGGATACACCGGCAGTACTGACAGAGTACGCAGGCTGGTATGATATTCCCGAAAATACGGACTGGCAATTCCTGACCGGCTACGATTACAGTTTTATAAGAGGATTTGCAGAAGACAACTTTAAAACAATCGTTGCTCCGCCGCCAAAAGGCAGCAACCAGGTCACACATGGCACAGCATTTTATCTTATAGATGAAAAAGGCATAATCATTAAAGATTACGCCGGTGTGGACTCCGGAGATAATAAATTCCCGCAGGCAGAAGTTGTGTCTGACGTAGAGAAACTGGTTGAACAGAAGAATGAGGAAGAGTAG
- a CDS encoding amidohydrolase, producing MSLKAKLFSKLESKEQEMIETRRHLHANPELSFKEENTAKFIEDFYKDKDVKVTANVGNGYGIIVEINGKSAGRTIGLRADFDALPIHEEADVPFKSKNDGVMHACGHDVHTAYLLHLGEALIELKDEWNGTIKLIHQHAEEVPPGGAKSIVESGILDDLDEVYGIHIFPMLDVGQVGLISGNSMAGRSNFDLTIQGSGGHGAMPHTTHDALVAGSYFVAEAQTIVSRRMNPMDSVVVSVTAFDAPGGYNVIQDKVTLRGTVRYLDEDNKVPAYEAMKKIAAGIESSFDVKCELDYVYDYPVAYNHPDETQYVEDILSESLGSYITEIVHPKPSSGSEDFAYYTQKIPGTFIHVGSKPEGVENPYPNHHPKFDVHEGSLLISAKTLGDVVIGRLEA from the coding sequence ATGAGCTTAAAAGCAAAGCTTTTCAGTAAACTGGAATCAAAAGAACAGGAAATGATTGAAACGAGAAGGCATCTGCACGCCAACCCGGAACTTTCATTTAAAGAAGAAAATACAGCAAAGTTTATCGAAGACTTTTATAAAGACAAGGATGTTAAAGTTACGGCCAATGTTGGAAACGGTTACGGAATTATTGTTGAAATTAACGGCAAGTCTGCCGGCCGTACAATCGGTCTCCGTGCCGACTTCGATGCACTGCCGATTCATGAAGAGGCAGACGTTCCTTTCAAGTCTAAAAACGACGGCGTCATGCACGCGTGCGGACACGATGTACATACCGCTTACCTGCTCCATTTGGGTGAAGCACTGATTGAATTAAAAGATGAATGGAACGGCACAATTAAACTCATTCATCAACACGCCGAAGAAGTTCCGCCGGGCGGTGCAAAAAGCATCGTAGAGTCGGGGATTCTCGATGATCTGGATGAAGTGTACGGCATTCATATTTTCCCAATGCTCGATGTGGGCCAGGTCGGACTGATTTCAGGCAACTCAATGGCAGGTCGTTCAAACTTCGACTTAACGATCCAGGGTTCAGGCGGACACGGTGCGATGCCGCATACGACGCACGACGCGCTCGTTGCCGGCTCATATTTTGTTGCCGAAGCACAGACAATCGTTTCGCGCCGTATGAATCCGATGGATTCTGTCGTCGTATCCGTGACAGCATTTGATGCGCCGGGCGGCTACAACGTTATTCAGGACAAAGTGACACTGCGCGGAACTGTACGTTACTTAGATGAAGACAACAAAGTACCTGCTTATGAGGCAATGAAGAAAATCGCTGCAGGTATCGAAAGTTCATTTGATGTTAAATGTGAGCTGGATTATGTCTATGACTACCCTGTTGCATACAACCATCCTGACGAAACTCAGTATGTCGAAGATATTCTGTCGGAAAGTCTCGGTTCGTACATAACTGAAATTGTACATCCGAAACCGTCAAGCGGTTCCGAAGACTTCGCCTACTACACACAAAAAATACCTGGAACATTTATCCATGTAGGATCGAAACCTGAAGGTGTAGAAAACCCTTATCCGAACCACCATCCTAAATTCGACGTTCATGAAGGTTCACTTCTGATCAGCGCCAAAACACTGGGAGATGTCGTGATCGGACGTCTGGAAGCTTAA
- a CDS encoding prepilin peptidase, which translates to MSLIIVMGGLVASFIYALTQSDSISFLTRRSRCDSCSNHLKVTDLIPVISYLKNRGRCSHCHSRVSINYLLVEVITIMLFVMPLIVPLGYDNMLLYYLLVSILIPLAVYDFDTLLIPTHMLVLLFVCGLYLTKLEHMDISIDFLTVIILHIFYMLFKDKIGYGDIQLFSILTMITPFDFFIFTFLFTYIIGGISVIILDLFEASRITKVPLVPFVAAGLFTTFYLYADFIDIYYGGF; encoded by the coding sequence ATGTCTCTTATTATTGTTATGGGCGGCCTGGTTGCATCTTTCATTTACGCACTGACACAGTCGGACAGTATTTCCTTTTTAACGAGAAGAAGCCGTTGTGATTCGTGTTCTAACCATTTAAAGGTCACAGATCTGATTCCTGTCATCAGCTATTTAAAAAACCGCGGACGCTGCAGTCATTGTCACAGCAGAGTGTCCATTAACTACCTGCTGGTAGAAGTAATAACGATTATGCTGTTTGTTATGCCGTTAATCGTTCCGCTGGGTTACGACAATATGCTTCTGTATTATCTGCTCGTCAGCATTCTCATTCCTCTTGCTGTTTATGATTTCGATACACTTCTTATTCCGACGCATATGCTGGTATTACTGTTTGTGTGCGGACTGTACTTAACAAAACTCGAGCATATGGATATCAGTATCGACTTTCTGACCGTAATCATACTTCATATTTTTTATATGCTGTTTAAAGACAAAATCGGTTACGGTGACATTCAGCTGTTTTCAATATTAACGATGATTACGCCTTTTGACTTTTTCATTTTTACATTCCTGTTTACATATATAATCGGAGGGATTTCTGTAATTATACTGGATCTTTTTGAAGCTTCGCGCATAACGAAAGTACCACTTGTACCGTTTGTAGCTGCAGGTTTGTTTACGACATTTTATCTGTACGCTGATTTTATCGATATTTACTATGGAGGGTTTTAA
- a CDS encoding sugar-binding transcriptional regulator: protein MWQSLIETQKSLVPDMLSHMLKRINILTCIRNEEPIGRRSLAKELGMTERVLRSEVDNLLELNLIKVESKGISISAAGRQTLTDVEPFLTLIESRDDLAAQLTEKYSLKDIYVVRGDADHNVLVKEELARLMAEKLTSNLTDGMVVSVAGGSTMALVSKFLKPGFQDLLFIPARGGLGEDAALQANSIVSRLAAAANGEHRMLYAPDSISKASLELLKEEPMVREIIELNNRSSIVIHGIGDALQMAERRNVSGEVISKLQNRNAVGEGFGFYFDADGNIVHKVDTIGLQLEDLKDKDAIFAVAGGSGKKEAVKAYLKLAPQNTILFIDEVLAEYLLG from the coding sequence ATGTGGCAGAGTCTGATTGAAACACAGAAGAGTCTTGTACCGGATATGCTGTCTCACATGCTCAAAAGGATAAATATACTGACATGTATTAGAAATGAAGAGCCGATAGGCAGAAGGTCACTTGCCAAAGAACTCGGAATGACTGAAAGAGTTCTGCGCAGTGAAGTGGATAACCTGTTGGAATTAAATTTAATTAAAGTAGAGTCGAAAGGTATTTCGATTTCAGCAGCAGGCCGACAGACTTTAACTGATGTCGAGCCGTTTCTGACATTAATCGAAAGCCGGGATGATCTCGCAGCACAGCTGACAGAAAAATATTCTTTAAAAGATATATATGTCGTAAGAGGCGATGCCGATCACAACGTTCTGGTTAAAGAAGAACTCGCAAGATTAATGGCTGAGAAACTGACATCGAACCTGACAGACGGCATGGTTGTTTCAGTCGCCGGCGGTTCAACTATGGCACTGGTAAGTAAATTTTTAAAACCCGGATTTCAGGATTTACTGTTTATTCCTGCACGGGGCGGACTTGGTGAAGATGCTGCATTACAGGCGAACTCAATTGTCAGCCGGCTTGCAGCAGCTGCAAATGGGGAACACCGCATGCTCTATGCACCGGACAGTATCAGTAAAGCATCGCTTGAGTTACTTAAAGAAGAACCGATGGTCAGGGAAATTATCGAATTGAACAACCGTTCTTCAATTGTCATTCACGGAATCGGTGATGCACTGCAGATGGCGGAGCGTAGAAATGTGTCCGGCGAAGTTATATCGAAACTGCAAAACCGCAATGCTGTCGGAGAAGGTTTCGGATTTTACTTTGATGCCGATGGAAATATAGTTCACAAGGTCGATACGATTGGATTACAACTTGAAGACCTTAAAGATAAAGATGCTATTTTCGCTGTTGCAGGCGGAAGCGGCAAAAAAGAAGCAGTTAAAGCTTATTTAAAACTGGCACCGCAAAATACAATTTTATTTATTGATGAAGTGCTCGCAGAATATTTATTAGGATAA
- the gap gene encoding type I glyceraldehyde-3-phosphate dehydrogenase, protein MVRVAINGFGRIGRLAAREIQNYEDMEVVAVNDLTDDDFLAHLFKYDSTQGRFDGEIEVSEHGFKINGKEVKSFTEKDPANLPWGELDIDIVLECTGFFTEEKDARKHLDAGAEKVLISAPGKGDMKTIVYGVNESTLDGTEDIVSAASCTTNCLAPVVKVLNDEFGIEQGLMTTIHAYTGDQNTLDAPHAKGDFRRARAAAENIVPNSTGAAKAIGLVLPELKGKLDGGAQRVPVATGSLTEVTVTLNKNVSVEDVNTAMKNAANPSFGYNEDEIVSADIIGIKEGSLFDATQTRVLEVGGKQLVRAVAWYDNEMSYTAQLIRTLNHLVTK, encoded by the coding sequence ATGGTTAGAGTAGCAATTAACGGATTTGGAAGAATCGGAAGACTTGCAGCGAGAGAGATTCAAAATTATGAGGACATGGAAGTAGTGGCAGTTAACGACTTAACTGATGATGACTTTTTAGCACACTTATTTAAATACGATTCAACGCAGGGACGTTTTGACGGTGAAATTGAAGTATCAGAGCACGGCTTTAAAATTAACGGTAAAGAAGTAAAATCATTTACTGAGAAAGATCCCGCGAATTTACCATGGGGCGAACTTGATATCGACATAGTACTTGAATGTACTGGATTCTTTACTGAAGAAAAAGACGCGAGAAAACACCTTGATGCAGGGGCTGAAAAAGTATTAATTTCGGCACCCGGTAAAGGTGATATGAAAACAATTGTTTACGGTGTAAACGAAAGTACACTTGATGGTACTGAAGACATTGTTTCAGCAGCATCATGTACGACAAACTGTCTGGCGCCTGTTGTGAAAGTGCTGAATGATGAGTTTGGAATCGAGCAGGGTCTGATGACTACAATTCACGCATATACTGGTGATCAGAATACACTGGATGCCCCGCATGCAAAAGGTGACTTCCGCCGTGCACGTGCAGCAGCAGAAAATATCGTACCGAACTCTACTGGTGCTGCAAAAGCAATCGGTCTGGTGCTTCCTGAACTTAAAGGTAAACTGGACGGCGGTGCACAGCGTGTGCCGGTGGCAACTGGTTCATTAACTGAAGTGACTGTAACACTAAACAAAAATGTTTCAGTTGAAGATGTGAACACTGCAATGAAAAATGCAGCAAACCCTTCATTCGGTTACAACGAAGATGAAATAGTTTCAGCAGATATTATCGGTATTAAAGAAGGTTCACTGTTTGATGCGACACAGACGCGTGTCCTTGAAGTCGGCGGTAAACAGCTTGTTAGAGCCGTTGCATGGTATGACAATGAAATGTCCTACACTGCACAGCTGATCCGCACACTTAACCACCTGGTAACTAAATAA
- a CDS encoding type 1 glutamine amidotransferase domain-containing protein, protein MSKSVLIMVTNADTIAGNKNMPTGVWLSEAAEPYIAFQSAGFKVDIASPKGGSVPVDPNSVEGGNDDEKFTEVTKLLQDTLKMKDVVYENYDAIFLAGGHGAMFDFPGQADIQNIMAYFKDNGRVISGVCHGPAAFADAKTKDGKYLVDGVKLTSFTNAEEDSMNLSEYMPFMLQTKLEENGAGFVKGEAGEENVVTSGNFVTGQNPASSQAVAEAVINKLQ, encoded by the coding sequence ATGAGTAAATCTGTATTAATTATGGTTACAAATGCTGATACAATCGCAGGCAACAAGAATATGCCGACAGGAGTGTGGCTGTCTGAAGCGGCCGAACCGTATATTGCATTTCAAAGTGCAGGATTCAAAGTTGATATAGCATCACCTAAAGGCGGTTCAGTGCCTGTAGACCCGAATTCGGTAGAAGGCGGAAACGATGATGAAAAATTCACGGAAGTAACGAAACTGCTTCAGGATACATTGAAAATGAAAGACGTCGTATATGAAAACTACGATGCGATATTCCTGGCAGGCGGTCACGGGGCAATGTTCGACTTCCCGGGTCAGGCAGACATTCAAAACATAATGGCCTACTTTAAAGATAACGGCAGAGTTATCAGCGGAGTCTGCCATGGTCCGGCTGCATTTGCTGATGCAAAAACTAAAGACGGCAAATATTTAGTAGATGGAGTTAAACTCACATCATTTACGAATGCTGAAGAAGACTCAATGAATTTATCAGAATACATGCCGTTTATGCTGCAGACAAAACTTGAAGAAAACGGAGCAGGTTTTGTTAAAGGCGAAGCTGGAGAAGAAAATGTCGTTACGAGCGGTAACTTTGTAACAGGACAAAACCCTGCTTCATCTCAGGCTGTTGCAGAGGCAGTTATAAACAAATTACAATAA
- a CDS encoding AAA family ATPase: MKLINLKVEYFGPFETEEIDFSSLNNKLFLISGRTGSGKTMIFDAIVYALYGSASTTGRDEESLRSQFAPADKQAQVKLTFEVRGKQYTVERTLKYHKPGNKSATPPKAVLYDSENNILAGKLNEVRDAVEDIVKLNRAQFRKILILPQGEFKELLVSSSTDKQEILRTLFQTGRFLNFELNLKEKLKEQSAEASKLDMRINERVKHIHTEDIDITEQQEFPNYNIVLEYADGVIFSYEKKLEELTETGKKLKEAYQEKQSVLQKKTQHNEQVDKLNALTESQSVLNAQAGSIEQWRSDIATFESVSTIKYELLRHKELGASADEINNSLSKERELEQSLSEKLKNSQTELEETERNIPDMNKRQQQYYSRESFLSTEYETLTDDIESLSSELEQKSADGEKLKESITETKASLGKLTATRSEAAELQEEHSELRDQCKDLENDVEAAHSDKKLLNERSDIKNKIQANNETIAGLKEEVKLFNSNLAHYDEETVQTLNHLINHLELGTACPVCEQTVLELPESGGFSEEDRVRLNALQEQLAEHEEENQKHVIRIDVIDELLKDKEPQDPAALETELEKLNEQKAAVSLKLEKANKELEEKERLNTELTKQNETVHSLELKHQELKSTAAGLADKQQNFKDVTGFTDYSDFKVHMNNEREFIKEFQNNLNVLKEKVTDLTKQHELCAAKVKSLEADYNKTMDSKIQFSTAIDSFMRKNEFTSESVLHDIINDESISAKKDKVKSHDDENLSLTNNIKELKSSLESVEKFSVDEDKAAVSAAEAELEAAREYYAAVKERMNQNVSSRAYLSKLIDTFNASYEEFSKLNELVEAVQGKKGQKVSLERYVLTYYLERILELANVRLTAMTNHRYKLQRSMKKVNRYSGLDIEVFDFYNNQARNINSLSGGETFQASLVLALALNEALQQESGGITLDTMLIDEGFGTLDHETLEVAISTLIDLQTTGKTIGIISHVEELKERMEHILYVKPENERSTTEIVTL; this comes from the coding sequence ATGAAACTGATTAATTTAAAAGTAGAATATTTCGGACCGTTTGAAACTGAAGAAATTGATTTCAGCAGTCTGAACAACAAATTGTTTCTGATCAGCGGACGTACGGGTTCCGGCAAGACGATGATTTTTGATGCGATTGTTTATGCGCTTTACGGCAGTGCCTCGACGACCGGACGTGACGAGGAATCGCTCCGCAGTCAGTTTGCACCTGCCGACAAACAGGCACAGGTTAAACTGACGTTTGAAGTACGCGGAAAACAGTATACGGTCGAACGCACGCTGAAATACCATAAGCCGGGTAATAAGAGTGCCACACCACCGAAAGCTGTACTGTATGACAGCGAAAATAACATTCTCGCAGGCAAGCTGAATGAAGTACGGGATGCGGTGGAGGATATCGTGAAGCTGAACCGTGCACAGTTCAGAAAAATTTTAATACTGCCGCAGGGTGAGTTTAAGGAGCTGCTTGTGTCATCGAGTACAGATAAGCAGGAAATTCTAAGAACGTTATTCCAGACAGGACGTTTCCTGAACTTTGAGCTGAACTTAAAAGAAAAGCTGAAAGAACAGTCGGCGGAAGCTTCAAAACTTGATATGAGAATTAACGAACGGGTTAAGCACATACATACTGAAGATATCGATATTACAGAACAGCAGGAATTCCCGAATTACAACATCGTGCTGGAATACGCGGACGGCGTCATATTCAGCTATGAAAAGAAACTTGAGGAACTGACAGAAACAGGTAAAAAGCTGAAAGAGGCATATCAGGAAAAGCAGTCGGTTCTTCAGAAAAAAACACAGCATAATGAACAGGTTGATAAATTGAACGCACTGACTGAGTCTCAAAGTGTACTTAACGCACAGGCCGGGTCAATTGAACAATGGCGCAGTGACATTGCAACATTTGAGTCTGTCTCGACGATTAAATACGAGCTGCTCCGTCATAAGGAGCTTGGAGCTTCAGCAGATGAGATTAATAACAGTTTGTCTAAAGAGCGGGAACTGGAACAGTCGCTGTCGGAGAAGCTTAAAAACAGTCAGACTGAACTGGAAGAAACAGAGAGAAACATTCCGGATATGAACAAGAGGCAGCAGCAGTATTACAGCAGAGAATCATTTTTATCTACTGAGTATGAAACGCTGACTGATGATATTGAATCACTTTCGTCAGAACTGGAACAGAAATCTGCAGACGGTGAAAAACTGAAGGAATCGATTACAGAAACAAAAGCATCTCTCGGGAAACTAACCGCAACACGCAGCGAAGCTGCAGAGCTGCAGGAAGAGCACAGCGAACTCCGGGATCAGTGTAAAGATCTTGAGAACGACGTTGAAGCCGCACATTCAGATAAGAAACTGCTTAATGAACGCAGCGATATTAAAAACAAGATTCAGGCAAACAACGAAACCATTGCCGGTCTTAAAGAAGAAGTGAAGCTTTTTAACAGCAATCTCGCTCATTACGATGAGGAAACCGTACAGACATTGAATCATTTAATCAATCATCTGGAACTCGGAACAGCGTGCCCGGTCTGTGAACAGACTGTCCTCGAACTGCCGGAATCAGGCGGGTTTTCTGAAGAAGACAGAGTCCGTCTGAATGCACTGCAGGAACAGCTGGCGGAACATGAAGAGGAAAACCAGAAACATGTGATACGCATCGATGTAATCGATGAGCTGCTGAAAGATAAAGAGCCGCAGGACCCTGCCGCGCTCGAAACAGAACTTGAAAAGTTAAATGAACAAAAAGCGGCAGTTTCTCTAAAGCTGGAGAAAGCAAATAAAGAACTGGAAGAGAAAGAACGATTAAATACCGAACTGACTAAACAAAATGAAACGGTTCATTCACTCGAGCTGAAACATCAGGAACTTAAAAGTACAGCAGCCGGGCTGGCGGATAAACAGCAGAACTTTAAAGATGTTACAGGATTTACCGATTACAGCGACTTTAAAGTTCATATGAATAATGAGCGTGAGTTTATAAAAGAGTTCCAGAACAATTTAAATGTACTGAAAGAAAAGGTAACCGATTTAACGAAACAGCATGAACTGTGCGCTGCAAAAGTGAAGTCACTTGAAGCGGATTACAATAAGACAATGGATTCTAAAATCCAGTTCAGCACTGCAATTGACTCGTTTATGAGAAAAAATGAGTTTACGAGTGAGTCAGTTCTCCACGATATTATTAACGACGAGTCGATCAGCGCCAAAAAAGATAAGGTGAAATCACACGATGATGAGAATTTATCTCTTACTAACAATATTAAAGAGCTTAAAAGTTCACTCGAATCTGTGGAGAAGTTTTCTGTCGATGAGGACAAAGCGGCTGTTTCGGCAGCAGAAGCTGAGCTCGAGGCTGCACGCGAATATTATGCTGCCGTGAAGGAACGTATGAACCAGAACGTTTCCTCAAGGGCGTATCTTTCGAAATTAATTGATACGTTCAATGCATCGTACGAAGAGTTCAGTAAACTGAACGAGCTCGTTGAAGCAGTGCAGGGGAAAAAAGGACAGAAAGTGTCGCTTGAACGATACGTTCTGACGTATTATCTCGAGCGTATTCTGGAGCTTGCGAACGTCCGTCTGACTGCGATGACGAATCACCGTTACAAGCTGCAGCGGAGCATGAAGAAAGTGAACCGTTACAGCGGACTCGATATTGAAGTGTTTGATTTCTACAATAACCAGGCCCGTAATATCAATTCGCTGTCCGGCGGGGAAACGTTCCAGGCATCACTCGTACTTGCGCTGGCTTTAAACGAAGCGCTGCAGCAGGAGTCTGGAGGAATTACACTCGATACGATGCTGATCGATGAAGGATTTGGCACGCTCGACCATGAAACACTTGAAGTGGCAATATCAACATTGATTGATCTGCAGACGACGGGCAAGACAATCGGAATCATTTCCCACGTCGAGGAATTAAAAGAGCGCATGGAACATATTTTATATGTTAAACCTGAAAATGAACGGAGTACGACCGAGATTGTGACACTGTAG